One Triplophysa dalaica isolate WHDGS20190420 chromosome 1, ASM1584641v1, whole genome shotgun sequence DNA segment encodes these proteins:
- the eif3jb gene encoding eukaryotic translation initiation factor 3 subunit J-B produces MKTERAAHTEQCTCFHSASILTNSHLAKMADSDSWDVDNFEPSEPLKNAAGVLVDKWEGEDEDEDVKDNWDDEEEEKEDEQKVEQNKTEVKPPEKKKLSAKIKEKENMEKKKLEELKNKETQMSYQLSPEEQLAEKLRLNKLQEEADLELAREAFGLDTTVNMTNNVSGIEAMCPSSKQDFVAFEKLLKEKFTQFETSVHYSNFLESLFRELCISLEVDDLKKISSSLSVLLSEKQRQEKEKKANKKKKKGVTPGGGMKANMKDNLVDYGAFDGGYGNEYDEFM; encoded by the exons ATGAAGACAGAGCGCGCCGCGCACACTGAGCAGTGCACATGCTTTCACTCAGCTAGTATTTTAACAAACTCACACTTAGCCAAGATGGCGGATTCCGATTCGTGGG ACGTTGACAACTTCGAGCCAAGTGAGCCGCTGAAAAACGCCGCCGGGGTGCTGGTGGATAAGTGGGAAGGCGAGGACGAGGACGAAGACGTGAAG GATAACTGGGAcgatgaggaagaggagaaaGAGGATGAGCAGAAggttgaacagaacaaaacag AAGTGAAACCACCTGAGAAGAAAAAAttaagtgcaaaaataaaagagaaagaaaacatgGAAAAGAAAAAGCTAGAAGAGTTGAAGAATAAG GAAACACAAATGAGTTATCAACTATCACCAGAGGAGCAGCTAGCAGAGAAGCTGCGGCTAAATAAATTGCAAGAGGAGGCAGACCTGGAATTGGCCCGTGAGGCTTTTG GTCTCGATACTACTGTTAATATGACAAACAATGTCTCTGGAATTGAAGCCATGTGCCCCTCATCAAAACAAGATTTTGTTGCGTTTGAAAAATTACTGAAAGAAAAGTTTACACAGTTCGAAACATCTGTCCACTATTCAAACTTTTTGGAATCACTGTTTAGAGAGCTTTGCATTTCAT TGGAAGTAGATGACCTGAAGAAAATAAGTAGTTCTTTGTCGGTTCTGCTTAGtgaaaaacaaagacaagaaAAG GAAAAGAaggcaaacaagaaaaagaagaaaggtGTAACCCCTGGTGGTGGTATGAAGGCAAACATGAAAGACAACTTGGTTGATTATGGTGCCTTTGATGGTGGCTACGGCAATGAATATGATGAATTCATGTGA